One window of the Leishmania infantum JPCM5 genome chromosome 28 genome contains the following:
- a CDS encoding putative ubiquitin activating enzyme: MREAEAVRYDRQIRLWGKSTQQQLMHTSVALHGVAGAAAEAAKNLVLAGVRAVAVADEGLVTDADVCTNYLMQGEAGGTRGARALGALQRLNPHVSVYDAVTKLDDSSGTRVTMAAVITEEDAVPHVQAALPCADIVALHATCGPTVLALFLYRRLPAHSLAEQWRCLVAEPSLLAEKPRGYQRAVLALHVRTEAVSLGFAAAAAKAYEVVSRLQLQQLTAADVQEVLQTCAHGAGSADCVSDTIAGACIAQHLIRQIGALNQPPDAQSYHWMLCECGAEVECLVGL, from the coding sequence AtgagggaggcagaggcggtgcggtATGACCGCCAAATTCGGCTATGGGGCAAATcgacccagcagcagctgatgcaCACAAgcgtcgcgctgcacggtgttgccggtgccgctgcggaggcAGCAAAGAATTTGGTCCTGGCAGGGGTGCGCGCGGTGGCCGTCGCCGATGAAGGCCTTGTCACAGATGCCGACGTGTGCACCAACTACTTGATGCAGGGCGAGGCGGGAGGCacgcgcggcgctcgcgcgctcggcgcactgcagcgACTGAACCCACACGTTTCGGTGTACGACGCAGTCACCAAACTGGATGACTCTTCGGGAACACGGGTGACGATGGCTGCCGTGATCACTGAAGAGGACGCCGTACCGCATGTGCAAGCTGCTTTGCCGTGCGCTGACATCGTCGCACTGCATGCCACGTGCGGGCCCACTGTTCTGGCGCTCTTCCTCTAtcggcggctgccggcgcacTCGTTGGCGGAGCAGTGGCGTTGCCTCGTGGCAGAACCGAGTCTTTTGGCAGAGAAGCCGCGCGGCTACCAGAGAGCCGTTTTGGCGCTGCACGTGCGTACAGAAGCCGTGTCGCTTGGgttcgccgctgccgccgcgaaggcATACGAGGTGGTGAGCCGGTTGCAACTCCAGCAGCTGACGGCCGCCGATGTGCAGGAAGTACTGCAGACCTGtgcgcacggcgccggcTCGGCAGACTGCGTTAGCGACACGATTGCCGGCGCGTGCATCGCTCAGCACCTGATCCGCCAAATCGGCGCCCTCAACCAGCCGCCGGACGCGCAGTCGTATCACTGGATGCTCTGCGAGTGCGGCGCAGAGGTGGAGTGCCTTGTCGGGTTGTAG